A segment of the Candidatus Microthrix subdominans genome:
GGCGTCGTCGGGCGTCGCCGACGACGTCTCGATTCATACCCACATGTGTTACGGGGAGTTCTCCGACGTGATCGAGGCGATCGCTGCGTTCGACGCCGATACCATCTCCATAGAGACCGCACGGTCGAACATGGAACTCCTGGACGAGTTTGCGTCCTATGAGTATCCGAATGAGATCGGACCCGGGGTGTGGGACATCCACTCACCCCGCATTCCAGACACCGAGGAGATGGTGCAGCTGCTCGAATCCGCCATGCGGGTGCTGCCGGCTGACCGCGTGTGGGTCAACCCCGACTGCGGTCTGAAAACCCGGGGCTGGGTGGAGACGGAGGCCTCGTTGCGACATTTGGTGGAGGCTGCGCGACAGGTCCGCGCATCGCTGTGATCCGCGACCCCCGCCGCGCCGGCGACGGCCGCTCTCACAGCAGCCGTCGCCGGTAGGCTTCCTCCGGACGACCTCCGAGGGAGCAGCGATGGCGATCGAACCGTTGAGCTGGACCACCACCGCCGACGCCGGTGCGGTGCTGACCACCGTCGGCACGGCGTTGCAGTCGCTGGGCTACACCGTCACACCCAACGCCGATGGCTGGTCGGGCACGGCCGAGGTGGGCTCCAAGGTGGGGCGGGCCATCGGCGGCGGGTTCGTCCGCCGGATGATCGTCAACTACCAATTGACCCAGGGGGTGCAGCCCGACACGACGGTTGCGCAAATCGCCCCCGCCATGTCGGGTATCGGCGGCGGTGCGCTGGGCATGTCCAAGGCGAAGAAGGAGATGGCCTCGATCGCCGAGACCGTGCACGGCGCGCTGGCCGCCAACGGTCAGCTTGCCCAGATCGACAGCCAGTTTCTGCCGCCGGCCCCCGGTGCCCCACCCCAGGGCTGACCCGCGCTGAACTCAGGCTGACGTTGCGCCTCTCAGGCGTCGTTTGGCCCGGCCCCGGTTGGGGGTCGTTCGGCCCGGACCCGGACAGAACCGCAAGACCCCGAAGTCAGCCCCGGCCGTGGAGCAGCTTGATCGCCTTGGCGACCAGCTCGTCGGTCTTCTTCGTGCGGTCGAAGCTGGTGAGCGCCACCGGGGCGGCAAAGCGTTGGCGGGCCACCGCTTTGGTTCGGGTGAACTCGCGGATGCCGTCCTCGCCGTGGATGCGACCGAACCCCGACTCGCCGATGCCGCCAAAGGGCAATGCCGCGATGCCGGCGAAGGAGATCACCGAGTTGATCGAGGTCATGCCCGAGCGGATCCGAGCGGCCAGCTCGGCCCCCCGTGCCTTGGAGAACACGGTGGCGCCCAGCCCGTAGGCCGAGTCGTTGGCCCGTTCGACCGCCTCGTCCATCGAGCCCACTTTGGTGATCACCAGGGTGGGGCCGAAGGTCTCATCGGTCATGGCCAGCGCATCGTCGGGCACGTCGACCATGACGGTGGGGCCCACCACCGAGTCGCCGACGGCATCGAGCCCGCCGAGGACGGCGCGGCCGCCCCGATCGAGCGCGTCGGCGACGTGACGGCGGATGACGTCCACCTGGGAGGGCATGGTGATCGGGCCGATCTGATCGTCCTCCCCGCTGCCGGCGGACACGTCGGAGGCTTTGGCGACCACCCGGTCGACGAAGCTGTCGTAGACGTCGCCGTGCACGTAGATGCGTTCGACCCCGGCACAGGTCTGCCCGGCGTTGGACATGCCGCCCCAGGTGGCGGCGTCGGCGGCTGCATCGAGGTCGGCGTCGGCGTCGACCAGCATGGCGTCCTTGCCCCCGCACTCCATGAGCACCGGGGTGAGGTGGGCGGCGGCTGCCGCCATGATCTTGCGCCCCGTGGCGGCCGAGCCGGTGAAGGCGATCTTGTCGACCTGGGCGTCGACCAGCGCGGCGCCGGTGGCGCCGAAGCCGGTGACGGTTTGCAGCACCGGCCGGCCGCACACGGCGGCGAAGCTGTCGGCCAACCATCGGCCCACACCGGGCGTGTACTCCGACGGCTTGAACACGACGGCGTTGCCGGCGGCCAGCGCATAGGCGATCGAGCCCATCGGCGTGAACACCGGGTAGTTCCACGGGCCGATCACGCCGACGACGCCGAGCGGTTGGTACTCGAGGGTGGCGGCCATGTTGGACATGAGCAGGCCGGGAAACACGCTGCGTCGCTTCATCACCTTGGGGGCGTGCTTGGTTGCCCAGGCCAGGTGTTCGACGGCGAGCACCAGCTCCAGCTGGGCGTCGCCTTGTGGCTTGCCTGTCTCGGCATGCACCACGTCGATCAGGTCGTCAGCGTGGTTCACCAGGTGGCTGCGCCACTTCTTGAGCACCCGGCTGCGTCCCTCGGCGCCCTGGTCGCGCCACCACTGCGCTGCCCGGCGGGCACGCTCGACGGCTGCGGCCACCTCGGCGACACCATCGACCGGGTAGGTGCCGACCACCTCGCCCGACCCCGGGTCGAACGATTCGAAGGTGTCGCCCGGCGTTGCCCTGCTGCTCGATGTGGTCGCGTCGGTATCGGCAAGGCTCACGGTTTCCCCCTGGGGCTCATCTGCTCAGGTGCGGTGGCCCGGCGGTCGGACGGCGCGTGACCCAGTCCAACACGCTGGGCCGCCCGGCGCCATGCACCGGCCGCTCGGCATCGGTGCGTGGCGGCGGTCGTGGGCTGCTCGGCCGTGGCTTGCGGAGTCGTTCGCCGGGCGACGGCCTGAGCGTCCGAAGCGACAGCGGCGCGGCGATGTGCTGCGATGGGGCGATGGCCACCAACGTGCTCGGCACCGAACTACAGACCTGTTCCACCGATCCGCTGACCGGCTTCTACCGCAACGGCTGCTGCGACACCGGCGGCGAGGATGCGGGCGTGCACACCGTGTGTGCGCGGGTGACCGTCGAGTTTCTCGCCTTCTCAGCAGAGGTGGGCAACGACCTGTCCACCCCCCACCCCGAGTTCGGTTTTGCCGGGCTTTCCCCTGGCGACCAGTGGTGCTTGTGCGCCAGCCGCTGGGCCGAGGCACTCGAGGCCGACGCAGCGCCGCAGGTGGTACTCGAGGCCACCCATGCCCGCACGCTGGAGTGGGTGGACCTCGCCGATCTCAAACGCCACGCCGTCGCTGAGTAGCGGCGGGTACGGCCGCGGATTGACCGGCAGAATCGGCCGAGACGTAGCGTCCCGAAGTGGTTGACGTGACAACGAAGCGCCCTCGCTCCCGATCGATGCGGATGTTCGCCGGGGTCGTTGTTGTTGCCGCCGTCGGGGTGAGCGCGCTGGCGGTCGCCCGGATCGGGCCCTTCGCCGACCCGGTCACCCTCGTCGTCGGGGACTCGGTGACCAACCTGTCACGAATCGAGATCGAGGAGACCACCGGGGCCAAGGTCGTCGCCCAGAACCGCCAAACCTGGGCGCTCATGGCGCCGAGGGTTCGCGGCGCCATGACCATGATGGGCACAACCCCCGACCGGGTAGGCGTGCTGCTGGGCTACAACGACGTGCTGCTCGACGCGCAGGACCTGGGGGCCACCGAGGCGGTGCTCGACGAGTTCAGCGACGTCGAGTGCGTGGTGGTGCTGACGCTGCCCAAGCTGTTCAACCGTGACGTCGCGGCCTACAACGCACAGGTGCAGGTGATCGTCGACGGGCTGCCCAACACGATGACCGACGACGGCTGGGCCAACGTGATCAACGACAACCTCGCCGTCGGCGCCGATCTGGTGGAGGCGGACCTGGTGCACCCGAAGAAGGGTCGGGCCAAACAGATGTTGGCCGACAGCTACCGGGATGCCTTCGACCGCCACTGTTGAGCGGCGGTGGCTCAGCGACGGCGGGGCTTGGCGATGCCCGGGTGCTCGGGCCAATCGTGTTTGGGGTAGCGGCCCCGCAGCTCTCGGCGCACCTCGGCCCAGGTCCCGTCCCAAAATCCCGCCAGGTCGGAGGTGACCTGCACCGGCCGCCCGGCCGGGTTGAGCAGCTCCAGGCGGAGCGGGAGGGCACCGTCGAGCACGGACGGGGTGACGGTGGAGCCGAACATCTCGCCCAGGCGCACCGCCAGCGCCGGGGGATCGGCCTGGTAGTTCACCGTCAGCTCCCGTCCGGACGGCACCGTCACCGTCTTCGGGGCCAGGCGGGCCAGTTCCATCTGGGTGTCCCAACCCAGCGTGAGTGCCAGCGCACCGGCCACGTCGACCGCCTCCAGGTGGCTGCGGCCGGTCGCCTGGCCGAGCATTGGGGCCAGCCAGTCCTCGAGCGAGGCGGTCAGCGCCGCCTCCGTCCAGTCGGGCCAGGCATCACCTAGACGGTCGCGCAGAAACGCGACCCGGGCCCGCAGCCCGTCGGCCTGGTTCCAGCGGCCGAGGACTGCGCTGGGACCCACCTCGCGAACGCGGTCGATCAGCGCTGTGACCGTGTCAGGCCCGGGGGCGGGGCGACTCTCGGTGAAGTCGAGCTCCAGCGTGTCGATCGCCCGCTCGACGCGCTCGGTGAGGTCGTTGCGTGTGCGATCCCAGCGCAGGTAGGTGCGGCGGGTCACCTGGTCGGCAAGTGCGTCGGCGATCTCGTCGACGTCGATCGGCGTCGCCACCCGGATGCGGGCGTCGCGGCGCTGGCCGTCGGTGTCGGCCACGACGATGAAGGCGGCGGCGTTCAGCGGGTCGCTGCCATCGGTCGAGACCCCGGACCCGGAGCGGAGGCGCCAGCGGCCACCGCCGGTGCTGCGGGCCCGGCCCAGCCGGTCCGGGTAACCGACCAGTAACAGCGGCCCCAGGCGGTCGAGGGAGTCGATGGGAACGTCGGTGGCGCTCATCGCCCCGCCGATGCCGGCACGGCGCATCAGCTCGTCGGCTCGGCGCCGCACCGTCGTCAGGGCCCGGCCGTCCGCCTGCGGGTGGTGCCGGCGCCGGTCGATGATCAGGCCCACCCGCTCGGCCAGCGAAGTGGAGCGCTCGTCGGGGCCGTCCACCGAACACGTCGCGCTCCTCCAAAAGGGCGGCGACCACGCAGGCCAGCGGCCCATCGGCCCCGTCGGCGGCGGCGACCACCATCCGGGCCAGCCGGGGGTGCAGCGGCAGGCGCACCATCGCCTTGCCGGTCGAGGTGATGCGACCGTCGGCGTCGATGGCGCCGAGCAGGCCCAGCAGCGTGCGGGCCTCCTCCCAGGTGCGCCGGGGCGGTTGGTCGAGCAGCGAGAGGGTGGCCGGGTCGGCCGCCCCCCAGGCGGCCAGTTCCAGCGCCAGGCCGGCCAGCTCCACCTGGGTGATCTCCGGTTGGATGTGACGGGGACGGGTGCTGTGTTCGGACTTGGACCACAGCCGGTAGGCGATGCCGGGCTGCACCCGGCCGGCCCGGCCGGCCCGCTGCTCGGCCGATGCCTGCGACGATGACACCGTGCTCAGGCGGGTCATGCCCACCCCCGCATCGAAGCGGGGCACCCGGGCCAGGCCGGAGTCGACGACGGCGGTGACCCCCTCGACGGTGAGCGAGGTCTCGGCCAGGTCGGTCGACAGCACCACCTTGCGTCGGCCGGCCGGGGCGGGCGCCACCGCCGAATCCTGGGCGTCGGCGGGCAGCGAGCCGTGGAGCAGGTGGACGTCGACCGCCGCCAGGCCGAGCGCGCCGCTGCGGTCGAGCGCCTGGGCGGTCCGCTTGATCTCGCCCATCCCGGGCAGAAACACCAGGACGTCGCCCGACGATTCCGACAATGCGGTCTCGATCGCCGAGGTTGTGACCGCCTCCAGGCGGTCCCGGCGCTGTCTCGGCCGCCAGCGGACGGCGACCGGGTGGGTGCGCCCCGGCGCGGAGATCACCGGGGCCGGAACGGGGGAGCCGGCCGCAGCGGCCGGGCCGCTGGCGCCGAGGAGGTTGGCGACATCGCCGACGTTGAGGGTGGCCGACATCACCATCACCCGCAGGTCGGGGCGCAACAAGGCCCGGGCCTCCAGGGTGAGCGCCAGACCCAGGTCGGCGGCCAGCGACCGCTCGTGGAACTCGTCGAAGATCACCAGCGAGGTGCCCTCCAGGCCGGGGTCCCCCTGAACCCGTCGGGTGAGGATGCCCTCGGTCACCACCTCGATACGGGTGGAGCGGCTCACCTTGGCGTCGTCTCGGGTGCGGTAGCCGACGACGTTGCCAACCCGGTCGCCCAGCAGATGGGCCATGCGGGCGGCGGCAGCCCGCGCGGCCAGCCGTCGGGGTTCCAACATGACGATGCGGCCGGTGCCCAGCCAGGGCTCGTCAAGCAGGCGCAGCGGCACCACCGTGGTCTTGCCGGCCCCGGGCTCGGCTTCCAGCACCGCCGTCCCGGGCCCGGCGAGGGCCTCGCGCACCTGGCTGATCACTCCCTCGATTGGCAGCCCGGTCGGCTGGGCCCGAGGAGCGGGAGAGGGCGTGGGCATCGGCCCAGTGTGCCGGGTGAGACCGAAAGGGGCGAAGTTCGGCCGTCGCCAACGTCAACCAACCCGAACTGGGGAGCCCGGAGGACCGTCTGAGCGCGCTTTGGGCTCCCGAGTTGGCTGCTGGGTCTGAACTGGGGAGCCCGGAGGACCGTCTGAGCGCGCTTTGGGCTCCCGAGTTGGCTGCTGGGTCTGAACTGGGGAGCCCGGAGGACCGTCTGAGCGCGCTTTGGGCTCCCGAGTTGGCGGCCCGGCCCGAACTGCGCCGAAGCGACGCGGGCCTGGCGCGGGGCGCCCTGCTGGTACCTTCCCGTTTGTGGATGATGACGTCATTCGTGCATGGACCGCCGAGGAGCGGCGACGAATCGCCCGTGACCTGCGCATCATCTCGGATGCGGCGTGGGACCTGCCCAGCCTGTGCGGCGCGTGGCGGTGCCGTGACGTGCTGGCCCACCTGGTGTGGCTGGCCGAATCGAGCCGCCCCAGGGTGGTGTTCGACGTCGCCAAGACGTTCCGTCCACCGCGACGGGCGATCGGCCGCATCGCCCGCAAGCTCGGTGACTCCGACCCCTCGTCGCTGCTCGAGCGCCTCGACGCCGCCGCCGAAGGTCGGTTCGTTCTGCCCGGTGCCGGCCCCCAGGTCGCCTTGGCCGAGGTGCTCACCCATCGTGCCGACATCACCCGGGTGACCGACGGCCCGTCGCGCAGCAGCGATGAGCGCACTGCGCTGGCGATCGAGGCCTATCGAGACCTGTGGTGGTACTTCGGGGTGCCGAGCCGCGTGCGAGGGGCCCATCTGGTGGCCGACGACGCCGGCTTTGAGGTGGGCCCGAGCGACGGGCCCGAGGTACGCGGTTCCGGCACCTCGTTGCTGCTGGCGCTGGCCGGTCGGCCCAACGTGCGCTCCGAGCTTCGTGGAGCGGTCGAGGTGTTCGGATAGGGCGGGGCGGTGGCTCTGCCTCGCTCGGAGCGCCGGGTCCACTTCGGACCGTGATCTGGCTCCGGGCCGGGGTCGTGCTTTGTCCCCGTG
Coding sequences within it:
- a CDS encoding aldehyde dehydrogenase family protein translates to MSLADTDATTSSSRATPGDTFESFDPGSGEVVGTYPVDGVAEVAAAVERARRAAQWWRDQGAEGRSRVLKKWRSHLVNHADDLIDVVHAETGKPQGDAQLELVLAVEHLAWATKHAPKVMKRRSVFPGLLMSNMAATLEYQPLGVVGVIGPWNYPVFTPMGSIAYALAAGNAVVFKPSEYTPGVGRWLADSFAAVCGRPVLQTVTGFGATGAALVDAQVDKIAFTGSAATGRKIMAAAAAHLTPVLMECGGKDAMLVDADADLDAAADAATWGGMSNAGQTCAGVERIYVHGDVYDSFVDRVVAKASDVSAGSGEDDQIGPITMPSQVDVIRRHVADALDRGGRAVLGGLDAVGDSVVGPTVMVDVPDDALAMTDETFGPTLVITKVGSMDEAVERANDSAYGLGATVFSKARGAELAARIRSGMTSINSVISFAGIAALPFGGIGESGFGRIHGEDGIREFTRTKAVARQRFAAPVALTSFDRTKKTDELVAKAIKLLHGRG
- a CDS encoding maleylpyruvate isomerase family mycothiol-dependent enzyme → MDDDVIRAWTAEERRRIARDLRIISDAAWDLPSLCGAWRCRDVLAHLVWLAESSRPRVVFDVAKTFRPPRRAIGRIARKLGDSDPSSLLERLDAAAEGRFVLPGAGPQVALAEVLTHRADITRVTDGPSRSSDERTALAIEAYRDLWWYFGVPSRVRGAHLVADDAGFEVGPSDGPEVRGSGTSLLLALAGRPNVRSELRGAVEVFG
- a CDS encoding DUF2237 domain-containing protein; the protein is MATNVLGTELQTCSTDPLTGFYRNGCCDTGGEDAGVHTVCARVTVEFLAFSAEVGNDLSTPHPEFGFAGLSPGDQWCLCASRWAEALEADAAPQVVLEATHARTLEWVDLADLKRHAVAE